One window from the genome of Nocardioides panaciterrulae encodes:
- the whiA gene encoding DNA-binding protein WhiA: MAMTAQVKAELSSTQVSKTCCRKAEVASMLRFAGGLHIVSGRIVVEAELDTGAAARRLRRDIAEVYGHQSDVVMVQGNGIRKGSRYLVRIVRDGEALARQTGLLDQRGRPVRGLPPAVVSGGACDSVAAWRGAFLAHGSLTEPGRSSALEVTCPGPEAALALVGVARRLGIQAKAREVRGIDRVVLRDGDAIGQLLTRLGAHESLMAWEERRMRREVRATANRLANFDDANLRRSARAAVAAGARVERAMEILGEDVPDHLRLAGELRLEHKQASLEELGQLHEPVLTKDAIAGRIRRLLAMADKRAEELGIPDTESSLTAEMLADEA; this comes from the coding sequence ATGGCGATGACGGCACAGGTGAAGGCGGAGCTGTCGAGCACCCAGGTCTCGAAGACCTGCTGCCGCAAGGCCGAGGTGGCCTCGATGCTCCGGTTCGCCGGCGGACTGCACATCGTCAGCGGCCGGATCGTCGTGGAGGCCGAGCTCGACACCGGTGCCGCCGCGCGCCGGCTGCGCAGGGACATCGCCGAGGTCTACGGGCACCAGTCCGACGTGGTCATGGTCCAGGGCAACGGCATCCGCAAGGGCAGCCGCTACCTGGTCCGGATCGTGCGCGACGGCGAGGCGCTGGCCCGCCAGACCGGCCTGCTGGACCAGCGCGGCCGGCCCGTCCGGGGGCTGCCGCCGGCGGTCGTCTCCGGTGGCGCGTGCGACTCGGTCGCCGCCTGGCGCGGTGCGTTCCTGGCGCACGGCTCGCTGACCGAGCCCGGCCGCTCCTCCGCCCTGGAGGTCACCTGTCCCGGGCCCGAGGCCGCGCTGGCGCTGGTGGGCGTGGCCCGACGGCTGGGGATCCAGGCCAAGGCCCGGGAGGTCCGCGGGATCGACCGGGTGGTGCTTCGCGACGGGGACGCGATCGGTCAGCTGCTGACCCGGCTCGGCGCGCACGAGTCGCTGATGGCCTGGGAGGAGCGCCGGATGCGGCGCGAGGTCCGGGCGACCGCGAACCGGCTCGCGAACTTCGACGACGCCAACCTGCGCCGCTCCGCGCGGGCCGCGGTGGCCGCCGGGGCCCGGGTCGAGCGGGCCATGGAGATCCTGGGTGAGGACGTCCCCGACCACCTGCGCCTCGCCGGTGAGCTGCGCCTGGAGCACAAGCAGGCCTCGCTGGAGGAACTCGGCCAGCTGCACGAGCCGGTGCTGACCAAGGACGCGATCGCCGGCCGGATCCGCCGGCTGCTGGCGATGGCCGACAAGCGGGCCGAGGAGCTCGGGATCCCCGACACCGAGTCCTCGCTGACCGCGGAGATGCTCGCCGACGAGGCGTGA
- a CDS encoding gluconeogenesis factor YvcK family protein: MAERAQSVVALGGGHGLHASLRALRGLVDDLVVDELSAVVTVADNGGSSGRLRGEFGVLPPGDLRMALAALCGDDDWGVTWAKVLQHRFAGDGEMRGHVVGNLLIVSLWELLGDHVQALDWVGRLLGASGRVLPMALNALDIAAEVRGLVPADPRATTTVRGQVEVATTEGDIVSIRLEPEPVACPEAVAAIREADWVVLGPGSWFTSVLPHLVVPELREALVQTDARILVVLNLGEQAGETHGLAPEDHLAVLAEHAPGLKIHTVLADPSIVGDPDRLAAAAASYGADLVAAPVAMDDGSARHDVARLAAAYERILARD, from the coding sequence ATGGCGGAGCGGGCCCAGTCGGTAGTGGCGCTCGGCGGCGGCCACGGGCTGCACGCCTCGCTGCGCGCGCTGCGGGGCCTCGTCGACGACCTCGTGGTCGACGAGCTGAGCGCGGTCGTGACCGTCGCCGACAACGGCGGCTCGTCCGGCCGGCTCCGGGGCGAGTTCGGCGTGCTGCCGCCCGGCGACCTGCGGATGGCGCTGGCCGCGCTGTGCGGTGACGACGACTGGGGCGTCACCTGGGCCAAGGTGCTCCAGCACCGCTTCGCCGGGGACGGCGAGATGCGCGGGCACGTGGTCGGCAACCTGCTGATCGTCAGCCTGTGGGAGCTGCTGGGCGACCACGTCCAGGCGCTCGACTGGGTGGGCCGGCTGCTCGGCGCCTCGGGCCGGGTGCTGCCGATGGCGCTCAACGCGCTCGACATCGCCGCCGAGGTGCGCGGCCTGGTGCCCGCCGACCCCCGGGCGACGACCACCGTCCGCGGCCAGGTCGAGGTGGCGACCACCGAGGGCGACATCGTCTCGATCCGGCTCGAGCCGGAGCCGGTCGCCTGCCCCGAGGCGGTCGCCGCGATCCGCGAGGCCGACTGGGTGGTGCTGGGGCCGGGCTCGTGGTTCACCTCGGTGCTGCCGCACCTGGTGGTGCCCGAGCTGCGCGAGGCGCTGGTGCAGACCGACGCACGGATCCTCGTGGTGCTCAACCTCGGCGAGCAGGCGGGGGAGACCCACGGGCTCGCCCCGGAGGACCACCTCGCGGTGCTGGCCGAGCACGCGCCCGGGCTGAAGATCCACACCGTGCTCGCCGACCCCAGCATCGTCGGCGACCCGGACCGGCTCGCCGCCGCGGCGGCGTCGTACGGCGCGGACCTGGTGGCGGCTCCCGTGGCGATGGACGACGGCTCCGCGCGGCACGACGTGGCCCGGCTCGCGGCGGCCTACGAGCGGATCCTCGCGCGCGACTGA
- the gap gene encoding type I glyceraldehyde-3-phosphate dehydrogenase: MTVRVGINGFGRIGRNFFRAVRASGLDIEIVAVNDLTDNTSLAPLLKFDSILGKLDADVTATADEIRVGDQVVKTFAERDPANLKWGDLGVDVVVESTGFFTDATLARAHVDKGGAKKVIISAPAKNEDVTVVMGVNHETYDPAAHTVISNASCTTNCLAPMAKALNDEFGIVKGLMTTVHAYTADQNLQDNIHKDLRRARAAALNVVPTSTGAAKAIGLVLPELKGKLDGYALRVPVPTGSATDLTFEAGRETSVEEVNAAVEKAADGKFLRYSTDPLVSTDIVTDPASCIFDAPLTKVIGNQVKVVGWYDNEWGYSNRLADLIDYVGKTL; encoded by the coding sequence GTGACCGTACGCGTAGGTATCAACGGATTCGGCCGGATCGGCCGCAACTTCTTCCGTGCCGTCCGGGCCTCCGGCCTCGACATCGAGATCGTCGCCGTCAACGACCTGACCGACAACACGTCGCTCGCCCCGCTGCTGAAGTTCGACTCGATCCTCGGCAAGCTCGACGCGGACGTGACCGCGACCGCGGACGAGATCCGCGTGGGCGACCAGGTCGTGAAGACCTTCGCCGAGCGCGACCCGGCCAACCTCAAGTGGGGCGACCTGGGTGTCGACGTGGTCGTGGAGTCCACCGGCTTCTTCACCGATGCCACCCTGGCGCGCGCCCACGTCGACAAGGGCGGCGCGAAGAAGGTCATCATCTCGGCGCCCGCGAAGAACGAGGACGTCACCGTCGTCATGGGCGTCAACCACGAGACCTACGACCCGGCGGCGCACACGGTGATCTCCAACGCGTCGTGCACCACCAACTGCCTGGCCCCGATGGCCAAGGCGCTCAACGACGAGTTCGGGATCGTCAAGGGCCTGATGACGACGGTGCACGCCTACACCGCCGACCAGAACCTGCAGGACAACATCCACAAGGACCTGCGCCGGGCCCGGGCCGCCGCGCTGAACGTGGTGCCGACCTCGACCGGCGCCGCCAAGGCCATCGGCCTGGTGCTGCCGGAGCTGAAGGGCAAGCTGGACGGCTACGCGCTGCGCGTGCCGGTCCCGACCGGCTCGGCCACCGACCTGACCTTCGAGGCCGGTCGCGAGACCTCGGTCGAGGAGGTCAACGCCGCGGTGGAGAAGGCCGCGGACGGCAAGTTCCTCCGCTACTCCACGGACCCGCTGGTCTCCACCGACATCGTGACCGACCCCGCGTCGTGCATCTTCGACGCGCCGCTGACCAAGGTGATCGGCAACCAGGTCAAGGTCGTCGGCTGGTACGACAACGAGTGGGGCTACTCCAACCGCCTCGCCGACCTGATCGACTACGTCGGCAAGACCCTCTGA
- a CDS encoding phosphoglycerate kinase gives MSSLDSLDRQLGGLRGRRILVRSDLNVPLDSAGTITDDGRIRASVPTLRALAEAGARVVVTAHLGRPQGRPDPSYSLAPVADRLGELLGSPVAFATDTVGDSARDTVERLQDGQVALLENVRFNAGETSKDDAERGAFADRLAELADGFVSDGFGVVHRKQASVYDVAQRLPHAMGALVATEIDVLRRLTEDPERPYAVVLGGSKVSDKLGVIDNLLGKADKLLIGGGMVFTFLAAQGHEVGKSLLEEDQLETCRAHLRRAEESGVEILLPTDIVVDTAFPSGDRSPEPRVVPASQIPADSLGLDIGPESAATFASALADARTVFWNGPMGVFEVSAFAEGTRAVAAALTKIDGLSVVGGGDSAAAVRTLGFDESAFGHISTGGGASLEYLEGKELPGIQVLED, from the coding sequence ATGAGCAGCCTCGACTCGCTCGACCGCCAGCTGGGGGGACTGCGCGGCAGGCGCATCCTCGTGCGGTCGGACCTGAACGTGCCGCTGGACAGCGCCGGCACCATCACCGACGACGGACGGATCCGGGCGAGCGTCCCGACCCTCCGGGCGCTGGCCGAGGCCGGGGCCCGGGTGGTCGTCACCGCTCACCTCGGCCGGCCCCAGGGCCGCCCGGACCCGTCGTACTCCCTCGCGCCGGTGGCCGACCGGCTCGGCGAGCTGCTCGGGAGCCCGGTCGCGTTCGCCACCGACACGGTGGGGGACAGCGCCCGGGACACGGTCGAGCGGCTCCAGGACGGGCAGGTCGCCCTGCTGGAGAACGTCCGGTTCAACGCCGGGGAGACCAGCAAGGACGACGCCGAGCGCGGTGCGTTCGCCGATCGCCTGGCCGAGCTGGCCGACGGGTTCGTGTCCGACGGGTTCGGGGTCGTGCACCGCAAGCAGGCGTCGGTGTACGACGTGGCGCAGCGGCTGCCGCACGCCATGGGGGCCCTGGTCGCGACCGAGATCGACGTGCTGCGCCGGCTCACCGAGGACCCCGAGCGGCCCTACGCCGTGGTGCTCGGCGGCTCGAAGGTGTCCGACAAGCTCGGGGTCATCGACAACCTCCTCGGCAAGGCCGACAAGCTGCTCATCGGCGGCGGGATGGTCTTCACCTTCCTGGCCGCCCAGGGCCACGAGGTCGGGAAGAGCCTCCTCGAGGAGGACCAGCTCGAGACCTGCCGCGCGCACCTGCGCCGCGCCGAGGAGTCCGGCGTCGAGATCCTGCTGCCCACCGACATCGTGGTGGACACCGCCTTCCCGTCCGGCGACCGCTCGCCGGAACCCCGGGTCGTCCCCGCCTCGCAGATCCCGGCCGACAGCCTCGGCCTGGACATCGGCCCCGAGTCGGCGGCGACGTTCGCCTCGGCCCTGGCGGACGCACGCACGGTGTTCTGGAACGGCCCGATGGGGGTCTTCGAGGTGAGCGCGTTCGCCGAGGGGACCCGCGCGGTCGCGGCGGCGCTCACGAAGATCGACGGGCTCTCGGTCGTCGGCGGGGGCGACTCCGCCGCCGCCGTACGCACGCTCGGCTTCGACGAGTCCGCCTTCGGGCACATCTCCACCGGTGGCGGCGCCAGCCTCGAGTACCTCGAGGGCAAGGAGCTGCCCGGCATCCAGGTCCTGGAGGACTGA
- a CDS encoding Rieske (2Fe-2S) protein produces the protein MTEGSGSGGLTRRHAVSGAVGGIAVVGVLPLLASCSASNGASDSNGSGGGGSAGGAAPAQAGTKLGSVADVPVGGGKVFADEEVVVTQPTQGVYKAFSAVCTHAGCVVNRVADGSIICPCHLSRFSVADGSVQGGPAPRPLPEVKVDVKGGQASVA, from the coding sequence ATGACCGAAGGATCCGGATCGGGCGGGCTCACCCGCCGCCACGCCGTCAGCGGTGCCGTCGGCGGCATCGCCGTGGTCGGTGTGCTGCCGCTGCTGGCCTCGTGCAGCGCCAGCAACGGCGCCAGTGACAGCAACGGCAGCGGGGGCGGGGGCTCGGCCGGAGGAGCCGCCCCGGCGCAGGCGGGCACGAAGCTCGGGTCGGTGGCCGACGTCCCCGTCGGCGGCGGGAAGGTCTTCGCCGACGAGGAGGTCGTGGTCACCCAGCCGACCCAGGGCGTCTACAAGGCGTTCTCGGCGGTGTGCACCCACGCCGGTTGCGTGGTGAACCGCGTCGCGGACGGCAGCATCATCTGCCCCTGCCACCTGAGCAGGTTCTCCGTCGCCGACGGATCGGTGCAGGGCGGCCCCGCGCCCCGGCCGCTGCCCGAGGTGAAGGTCGACGTCAAGGGCGGCCAGGCGAGCGTGGCCTGA
- the uvrC gene encoding excinuclease ABC subunit UvrC produces the protein MRGPLSYRPEPGSIPTQPGVYRFRDANRRVIYVGKAKNLRSRLSSYFQDIGNLHQRTATMVTTAASVEWTVVNTEVEALQLEYSWIKEYDPRFNVKYRDDKSYPWLAVTVGEEFPRVMVGRGAKRKGTRYFGPYSHAWAIRETVDVLLRVFPMRSCSNGVFKRSAQIGRPCLLGYIDKCSAPCVGKVSAEEHRRIVEDFCEFMGGHTRPFMRRIEQEMFAASEELDFERAARLRDDLGAMQRALEKQAVVLGDGADADVVALAEDPLEVAVQIFYVRGGRIRGQRGWVADRVEEGGTAELVENFLLQLYAGADADSIPREILVPALPPDVDTFEQLLSDLRGSRVRIRVPQRGDKKTLQETVARNALQALGLHKTKRASDLTTRNRALEEIQNALELDEVPLRIECYDISNLQGTEVVASMVVFEDGLARKSEYRRFVIKGVDGQNDVASMHEVITRRFRRLLDEQARSQAVEGDDGPMLVDPETGRPRKFAYAPGLVVVDGGPPQVAAAQRALDELGIDDIPVCGLAKRLEEVWLPRQEDPVILARSSEGLYLLQRVRDEAHRFAITHHRSRRSKTMVESLLDDVPGLGEVRRKTLLKHFGSLKKLKAASVEEIATVPGIGARTATAIKDALVTSADGGRTDAGQGLVRVNTATGEIEED, from the coding sequence CTGCGCGGGCCCCTGTCGTACCGCCCCGAGCCCGGGTCGATCCCCACCCAGCCGGGCGTCTACCGGTTCCGCGACGCGAACCGCCGGGTGATCTACGTCGGGAAGGCGAAGAACCTCCGGTCCCGGCTCTCGTCGTACTTCCAGGACATCGGGAACCTGCACCAGCGCACCGCCACCATGGTGACGACCGCGGCCAGCGTCGAGTGGACCGTGGTCAACACCGAGGTCGAGGCGCTCCAGCTGGAGTACTCCTGGATCAAGGAGTACGACCCGCGGTTCAACGTCAAGTACCGCGACGACAAGTCCTACCCCTGGCTGGCGGTGACCGTCGGGGAGGAGTTCCCCCGGGTGATGGTGGGGCGGGGCGCGAAGCGCAAGGGCACGCGCTACTTCGGGCCGTACAGCCACGCGTGGGCCATCCGCGAGACCGTCGACGTGCTGCTGCGGGTCTTCCCGATGCGCTCGTGCAGCAACGGCGTCTTCAAGCGCTCCGCGCAGATCGGCCGGCCCTGCCTGCTGGGCTACATCGACAAGTGCTCCGCGCCCTGCGTCGGCAAGGTCAGCGCCGAGGAGCACCGCCGGATCGTCGAGGACTTCTGCGAGTTCATGGGCGGGCACACCCGGCCGTTCATGCGCCGCATCGAGCAGGAGATGTTCGCCGCCTCCGAGGAGCTGGACTTCGAGAGGGCCGCGCGGCTGCGCGACGACCTGGGGGCGATGCAGCGGGCGCTCGAGAAGCAGGCCGTGGTGCTCGGCGACGGCGCGGACGCCGACGTGGTCGCGCTCGCCGAGGACCCGCTCGAGGTCGCGGTGCAGATCTTCTACGTCCGCGGGGGCCGGATCCGCGGCCAGCGCGGCTGGGTCGCCGACCGGGTGGAGGAGGGCGGGACCGCGGAGCTGGTCGAGAACTTCCTCCTCCAGCTCTACGCCGGCGCCGACGCCGACAGCATCCCCCGCGAGATCCTGGTGCCGGCCCTGCCCCCGGACGTCGACACCTTCGAGCAGCTGCTCAGCGACCTGCGCGGCAGCCGGGTCCGGATCCGGGTGCCGCAGCGCGGGGACAAGAAGACCCTGCAGGAGACCGTGGCCCGCAACGCGCTCCAGGCGCTCGGGCTGCACAAGACCAAGCGGGCCAGCGACCTGACCACCCGCAACCGAGCGCTGGAGGAGATCCAGAACGCGCTCGAGCTCGACGAGGTGCCGCTGCGCATCGAGTGCTACGACATCTCCAACCTGCAGGGCACCGAGGTGGTCGCCTCGATGGTCGTCTTCGAGGACGGGCTCGCCCGCAAGAGCGAGTACCGCCGCTTCGTCATCAAGGGCGTGGACGGCCAGAACGACGTCGCCTCCATGCACGAGGTGATCACCCGCCGCTTCCGGCGGCTGCTCGACGAGCAGGCCCGCTCCCAGGCCGTCGAGGGCGACGACGGCCCGATGCTGGTCGACCCGGAGACCGGACGGCCGCGCAAGTTCGCCTACGCGCCGGGGCTGGTGGTCGTCGACGGCGGCCCGCCGCAGGTCGCGGCGGCCCAGCGGGCGCTCGACGAGCTCGGCATCGACGACATCCCCGTCTGCGGGTTGGCCAAGCGGCTCGAGGAGGTCTGGCTGCCCCGCCAGGAGGACCCGGTGATCCTGGCGCGCTCCTCGGAGGGGCTCTACCTCCTGCAGCGGGTCCGCGACGAGGCGCACCGGTTCGCGATCACCCACCACCGCTCCCGGCGGTCCAAGACCATGGTCGAGAGCCTGCTCGACGACGTGCCCGGGCTCGGCGAGGTGCGCCGCAAGACCCTGCTCAAGCACTTCGGCTCGCTGAAGAAGCTCAAGGCCGCCAGCGTGGAGGAGATCGCCACGGTGCCCGGCATCGGCGCGCGCACCGCGACGGCGATCAAGGACGCCCTCGTGACGAGCGCGGACGGCGGGCGGACCGACGCCGGACAGGGCCTGGTCCGGGTGAACACCGCGACCGGCGAGATCGAGGAGGACTGA
- the uvrA gene encoding excinuclease ABC subunit UvrA produces the protein MAEQLTIRGAREHNLKDVSLDLPRDSLIVFTGLSGSGKSSLAFDTIFAEGQRRYVESLSAYARQFLGQMDKPDVDFIEGLSPAVSIDQKSTSKNPRSTVGTITEVYDYLRLLYARAGRPHCPTCGAPIERQTPQQIVDRVLALEEGRRFQVLAPVIRGRKGEYVELFRQLQTQGFSRARVDGETHPLDSLAAGEPKLEKQRKHTIEVVVDRLAVKESSKRRLTDSVETALTLAGGLVVFDFVDLEAKDPGRELRFSEKMSCPNDHPIDTDELEPRSFSFNSPFGACPECHGLGTRMEVDPELVVPDPQATLGEGAIQPWSQAHVADYFLRLMGALGEELGFDLNTPWAELTTKQQKSLLDGHATKVHVVTRNRYGRQRAYYAEFEGVRGYIERRHREAESDTSRERFEGFMREVPCPACGGGRLKPVSVAVTLGSREAGGLNIAELCALPINETAEYLRHLDLSARERQIGERVLKEIQERLNFLLDVGLDYLSLDRPSGSLSGGEAQRIRLATQIGAGLVGVLYVLDEPSIGLHQRDNHRLIETLVRLKELGNTLIVVEHDEDTIRVADWIVDIGPGAGEHGGQVVHSGQVADLLTHPDSLTGQYLSGRREIPVPEVRRPRTKGRELVVHGAREHNLCNVDVTFPLGLFVAVTGVSGSGKSTLVNDILYTSLAKQLYNARAVPGRHQKISGLEHVDKVIHVDQSPIGRTPRSNPATYTGVFDHIRKLFAATPEAKMRGYLQGRFSFNVKGGRCEACAGDGTIKIEMNFLPDVYVPCEVCHGARYNRETLEVHYKGKTIAEVLDMPIEEAVEFFAAVPAIARHLKTLVEVGLGYVRLGQPATTLSGGEAQRVKLSAELQKRSTGRTVYVLDEPTTGLHFEDIRKLLLVLGRLVDAGNTVLVIEHNLDVIKTADWLVDMGPEGGSRGGLVVAEGTPEAVAAHPESFTGQFLAPLLEGREAKQPTGRRPAPPAATGKKAAPPKKAARAKKAAPAKKSVKGVRA, from the coding sequence GTGGCGGAGCAGCTGACCATCCGGGGTGCCCGGGAGCACAACCTGAAGGACGTCTCCCTCGACCTGCCCCGGGACTCCCTCATCGTCTTCACCGGACTCTCCGGCTCCGGCAAGTCCTCGCTGGCGTTCGACACGATCTTCGCCGAGGGCCAGCGACGGTACGTCGAGTCGCTGTCGGCCTACGCCCGGCAGTTCCTCGGCCAGATGGACAAGCCCGACGTCGACTTCATCGAGGGGCTCTCACCGGCGGTCTCGATCGACCAGAAGTCGACCTCGAAGAACCCGCGCTCGACCGTCGGCACCATCACCGAGGTCTACGACTACCTCCGCCTGCTCTACGCGCGCGCCGGCCGGCCGCACTGCCCGACCTGCGGCGCCCCGATCGAGCGTCAGACCCCGCAGCAGATCGTCGACCGCGTGCTCGCGCTCGAGGAGGGCCGCAGGTTCCAGGTGCTGGCCCCGGTGATCCGCGGTCGCAAGGGGGAGTACGTCGAGCTGTTCCGCCAGCTGCAGACCCAGGGCTTCTCCCGGGCCCGGGTGGACGGCGAGACGCACCCGCTCGACTCGCTGGCGGCCGGCGAGCCGAAGCTGGAGAAGCAGCGGAAGCACACGATCGAGGTCGTCGTGGACCGGCTCGCGGTCAAGGAGTCCTCGAAGCGGCGGCTGACCGACTCGGTCGAGACCGCCCTGACCCTCGCCGGCGGCCTGGTGGTGTTCGACTTCGTCGACCTCGAGGCCAAGGACCCCGGCCGCGAGCTGCGGTTCAGCGAGAAGATGTCCTGCCCCAACGACCACCCGATCGACACCGATGAGCTCGAGCCCCGGTCGTTCTCCTTCAACTCGCCGTTCGGCGCCTGCCCCGAGTGCCACGGCCTCGGCACCCGGATGGAGGTCGACCCCGAGCTGGTCGTGCCGGACCCGCAGGCCACCCTCGGCGAGGGGGCGATCCAGCCGTGGAGCCAGGCGCACGTCGCCGACTACTTCCTGCGGCTGATGGGCGCCCTCGGCGAGGAGCTCGGCTTCGACCTGAACACGCCCTGGGCGGAGCTGACCACCAAGCAGCAGAAGTCGCTGCTCGACGGCCACGCCACCAAGGTGCACGTGGTGACCCGCAACCGCTACGGCCGGCAGCGCGCCTACTACGCGGAGTTCGAGGGCGTCCGGGGCTACATCGAGCGCCGGCACCGGGAGGCGGAGTCCGACACCAGCCGGGAGCGGTTCGAGGGCTTCATGCGCGAGGTGCCGTGCCCGGCCTGCGGCGGCGGCCGTCTCAAGCCGGTCTCGGTCGCGGTCACGCTGGGGTCGCGGGAGGCCGGCGGCCTGAACATCGCCGAGCTCTGCGCGCTGCCGATCAACGAGACCGCGGAGTACCTGCGCCACCTCGACCTCTCCGCCCGCGAGCGGCAGATCGGCGAGCGGGTGCTCAAGGAGATCCAGGAGCGCCTGAACTTCCTGCTCGACGTGGGCCTGGACTACCTCTCGCTGGACCGGCCCTCGGGCTCCCTGAGCGGTGGCGAGGCGCAGCGGATCCGGCTGGCGACCCAGATCGGCGCCGGGCTCGTGGGCGTCCTCTACGTCCTCGACGAGCCCTCGATCGGCCTGCACCAGCGGGACAACCACCGCCTGATCGAGACGCTGGTCCGGCTCAAGGAGCTCGGCAACACGCTCATCGTCGTCGAGCACGACGAGGACACCATCCGGGTCGCCGACTGGATCGTCGACATCGGCCCGGGCGCCGGGGAGCACGGTGGCCAGGTCGTGCACAGCGGTCAGGTCGCCGACCTGCTGACCCACCCCGACTCCCTGACCGGGCAGTACCTCTCGGGCCGGCGCGAGATCCCGGTGCCGGAGGTGCGCCGCCCGCGCACGAAGGGTCGCGAGCTCGTGGTGCACGGGGCGCGTGAGCACAACCTGTGCAACGTCGACGTGACCTTCCCGCTCGGCCTGTTCGTGGCCGTCACCGGGGTCTCCGGGTCCGGCAAGTCCACCCTGGTCAACGACATCCTCTACACCTCGCTGGCCAAGCAGCTCTACAACGCCCGCGCGGTGCCGGGGCGGCACCAGAAGATCAGCGGGCTGGAGCACGTGGACAAGGTGATCCACGTCGACCAGTCGCCGATCGGGCGCACCCCGCGGTCCAACCCCGCGACGTACACCGGGGTCTTCGACCACATCCGCAAGCTGTTCGCCGCCACTCCCGAGGCGAAGATGCGCGGCTACCTGCAGGGCCGCTTCTCGTTCAACGTCAAGGGCGGGCGCTGCGAGGCGTGCGCGGGCGACGGCACGATCAAGATCGAGATGAACTTCCTGCCCGACGTCTACGTGCCGTGCGAGGTCTGCCACGGCGCGCGCTACAACCGCGAGACGCTCGAGGTGCACTACAAGGGCAAGACCATCGCGGAGGTCCTCGACATGCCGATCGAGGAGGCCGTGGAGTTCTTCGCCGCGGTCCCGGCGATCGCCCGGCACCTGAAGACGCTGGTGGAGGTGGGCCTCGGGTACGTCCGCCTGGGGCAGCCGGCGACCACCCTGTCGGGCGGCGAGGCGCAGCGGGTCAAGCTGTCGGCCGAGCTGCAGAAGCGGTCCACCGGCCGCACGGTCTACGTGCTCGACGAACCCACGACCGGTCTGCACTTCGAGGACATCCGCAAGCTCCTGCTGGTGCTCGGCCGGCTCGTCGACGCCGGCAACACCGTGCTGGTCATCGAGCACAACCTCGACGTGATCAAGACCGCCGACTGGCTGGTCGACATGGGCCCCGAGGGCGGTTCCCGCGGCGGCCTGGTGGTCGCCGAGGGCACGCCCGAGGCGGTCGCGGCCCACCCGGAGAGCTTCACCGGCCAGTTCCTCGCGCCTCTCCTCGAGGGCCGCGAGGCCAAGCAGCCGACCGGCAGACGGCCGGCACCGCCCGCCGCCACGGGGAAGAAGGCCGCGCCGCCGAAGAAGGCCGCGAGGGCGAAGAAGGCCGCACCGGCCAAGAAGTCAGTCAAGGGAGTCCGCGCATGA
- the rapZ gene encoding RNase adapter RapZ — MATGEAHRGELVVVTGMTGAGRSTAAKELEDLGYYVVDNMPPSLLREVVRLVDESRGTEQPIAVVVDVRSGSFFQSLQANLALGATGRHTTLVFLEATDDVLVRRQEAARRPHPLQGSGRLLDGLQRERRVLADLRSEADLVIDTSKLNVHELTDRVAEAFGTPDSTRLNVTVTSFGFKYGIPVDADFVADMRFLPNPFWVPELRAGTGRDAEVSDYVMSRPGAAEFLERYVPVLTGVAAGYLREGKRFMTVAIGCTGGKHRSVAVAEEIARRMREDGFVVRATHRDLGRE, encoded by the coding sequence ATGGCGACAGGGGAGGCGCACCGCGGCGAGCTCGTGGTGGTCACCGGCATGACCGGCGCCGGCCGCAGCACGGCCGCCAAGGAGCTGGAGGACCTCGGCTACTACGTGGTCGACAACATGCCACCCAGCCTGCTCCGCGAGGTGGTCCGGCTGGTCGACGAGAGCCGCGGCACCGAGCAGCCGATCGCGGTCGTGGTCGACGTACGCTCCGGCTCGTTCTTCCAGTCCCTGCAGGCGAACCTCGCCCTCGGCGCCACCGGCCGGCACACCACGCTGGTGTTCCTCGAGGCCACCGACGACGTGCTCGTGCGCCGGCAGGAGGCGGCCCGGCGGCCGCACCCGCTGCAGGGCAGCGGCCGCCTGCTGGACGGCCTGCAGCGCGAGCGGCGGGTGCTGGCCGACCTGCGCAGCGAGGCCGACCTGGTCATCGACACCTCCAAGCTGAACGTCCACGAGCTCACCGACCGGGTCGCCGAGGCGTTCGGCACGCCCGACTCGACCCGGCTCAACGTCACCGTGACCAGCTTCGGGTTCAAGTACGGCATCCCGGTGGACGCCGACTTCGTCGCCGACATGCGGTTCCTGCCCAACCCGTTCTGGGTGCCCGAGCTGCGCGCCGGCACGGGTCGGGACGCCGAGGTCTCCGACTACGTCATGAGCCGTCCCGGCGCCGCGGAGTTCCTCGAGCGCTACGTGCCGGTGCTCACGGGCGTCGCCGCGGGCTACCTCCGCGAGGGCAAGCGCTTCATGACCGTCGCGATCGGCTGCACCGGCGGCAAGCACCGCAGCGTCGCCGTCGCCGAGGAGATCGCCAGGCGGATGCGGGAGGACGGGTTCGTCGTCCGCGCCACCCACCGCGACCTCGGACGCGAGTGA